A part of Silurus meridionalis isolate SWU-2019-XX chromosome 18, ASM1480568v1, whole genome shotgun sequence genomic DNA contains:
- the LOC124401137 gene encoding ribose-phosphate pyrophosphokinase 1-like — protein sequence MPKIKILSGSSHQDLSQKIADRLGLVLGKVVTKKFSNQETCVEIGESVRGEDVYIVQSGCGEINDNLMELLIMINACKIASASRVTAVIPCFPYARQNKKDKSRATISAKLVANMLSVAGADHIITMDLHASQIQGFFDIPVDNLYAEPAVLKWIKENIPEWKNCTIVSPDAGGAKRVTSIADRLNVDFALIHKEKKKANEVDNMVLVGDVKDRVAILVDDMADTCGTICHAANKLLSAGATKVYPIFTHGIFSGPAISRINNACFEAVVVTNTIPQDEKIKHCPKIQVIDISMILAEAIRRTHNYESVSYLFSHVPL from the coding sequence ATGCCGAAAATTAAGATTTTAAGCGGGAGCTCCCATCAGGATTTGTCTCAGAAAATAGCCGACCGGCTCGGACTCGTGTTGGGGAAGGTCGTCACAAAAAAATTCAGTAACCAAGAAACGTGTGTGGAGATCGGAGAAAGTGTACGTGGCGAGGACGTGTACATTGTGCAGAGTGGCTGTGGCGAGATCAACGACAACTTGATGGAGTTGCTGATTATGATTAACGCCTGCAAGATAGCATCAGCTTCCCGTGTCACCGCAGTCATCCCCTGTTTCCCTTACGCTCGGCAAAACAAGAAGGATAAGAGCCGAGCGACAATCTCTGCCAAGCTGGTGGCCAACATGCTGTCTGTCGCAGGAGCAGATCATATCATTACTATGGATCTGCATGCCTCTCAGATACAGGGCTTCTTTGACATACCCGTTGATAACCTGTATGCTGAGCCTGCTGTGCTGAAGTGGATTAAGGAAAATATTCCTGAATGGAAAAACTGCACCATTGTCTCTCCAGATGCTGGAGGAGCTAAAAGGGTCACGTCTATAGCTGATCGACTGAATGTTGACTTTGCCCtcattcacaaagaaaaaaagaaggctaATGAAGTGGATAACATGGTGTTGGTGGGAGACGTGAAAGACCGCGTGGCTATCTTAGTCGACGACATGGCTGACACATGTGGCACCATCTGCCATGCCGCTAACAAGCTATTATCAGCTGGTGCCACCAAGGTGTATCCCATCTTTACTCATGGTATTTTCTCAGGGCCTGCCATATCGCGCATCAACAATGCCTGCTTTGAAGCTGTAGTCGTGACCAACACCATTCCACAGGATGAGAAGATAAAGCATTGTCCTAAAATACAGGTCATCGACATTTCAATGATCCTGGCAGAAGCTATTCGGAGGACCCACAACTACGAGTCTGTCTCGTATCTCTTCAGTCATGTCCCCTTGTAA
- the LOC124401130 gene encoding LOW QUALITY PROTEIN: centrosomal protein of 83 kDa-like (The sequence of the model RefSeq protein was modified relative to this genomic sequence to represent the inferred CDS: inserted 2 bases in 1 codon), translated as MRCEKHKTNYQRLKAEYIRLQGKYTQSLAELRRMLSEKQVGQEKLQLLLAGLRGGVLDMTQELDELRLQKEDHERVLKEQRISYSADLALVEREKEKLSAQLQSGDCVTDGKRVKALLRENAQMHQRLCSLEAEVAELRAERDSTRAQAENTQRIQLRQLAESQSAHKTLVSEKQSVCLQLDRVEKELRSSHEQHAVLTGKLHKAEREIHTLNSQVEENKHAHRLELANVKMEFLKAREELERERDKLQTLGEESAHKELQNINAKLQQQTQQLEELERQKAENTELRRHNAELNVQVSTLSYSKHELMDTNARLRESLERMREELRNARTQTKRIQQETGRLEEERRVEWLEKKHTFQEREAELQEKYSQAKQRMQKAALAQKKRKTLSEAKEKKLQDKLQLLEAKIEELEFDSSVAKKNPLFAEEHAQLCRRLTELQRRHEEFRQLLMXETTRSQCLYPTLFIKGPEGSFKNPQEEQHMWELSELQKRLEELENSQQQQLQELTPPPD; from the exons ATGCGCTGTGAGAAGCACAAAACCAACTACCAGAGACTTAAAGCAGAGTACATAAGATTACAGGGTAAATATACACAGTCCCTGGCTGAACTCAGAAGGATGCTAAGTGAGAAGCAGGTTGGTCAGGAGAAGCTGCAGCTGCTACTGGCGGGGCTAAGAGGAGGAGTGCTGGATATGACCCAGGAGCTCGATGAGCTTCGATTACAG AAAGAGGACCATGAGCGGGTTTTAAAGGAGCAGCGAATAAGTTACAGTGCGGATCTGGCTCTTGTGGAAAGGGAGAAGGAGAAGCTGAGTGCACAGCTGCAGAGTGGAGATTGTGTGACCGATGGGAAGCGTGTGAAAGCTCTGTTGAGAGAAAATGCGCAGATGCATCAGCGGCTCTGCAGCCTTGAGGCCGAGGTGGCGGAGCTCCGAGCGGAAAGAGACAGCACAAGAGCACAGGCAGAAAACACACAACGCATCCAGCTCCGCCAGCTGGCCGAGTCCCAGAGTGCACACAAGACCCTGGTGTCGGAGAAGCAGTCCGTGTGCCTGCAGTTAGATCGAGTGGAGAAGGAGCTGCGCTCGAGCCACGAGCAGCACGCCGTCCTCACGGGCAAACTGCACAAGGCTGAGAGGGAAATACACACCCTGAACAGTCAGGTTGAAGAAAATAAACATGCCCATAGGCTGGAACTTGCTAATGTTAAGATGGAGTTTCTGAAGGCCAGAGAAGAGCTGGAAAGAGAACGAGACAAACTGCAAACTCTTGGGGAAGAATCTGCACATAAAGAGCTGCAAAATATCAATGCTAAACTGCAGCAGCAGACACAGCAGTTAGAGGAGCTGGAAAGACAAAAGGCAGAGAACACGGAGTTGAGAAGACATAATGCGGAGCTAAACGTGCAAGTCAGCACTCTGTCATATTCAAAGCATGAGCTGATGGACACCAACGCAAGGCTGAGGGAGAGTCtggaaagaatgagagaagagTTGCGAAATGCTCGCACACAAACCAAGAGGATTCAGCAAGAAACTGGAAGGCTTGAAGAGGAAAGACGTGTGGAATGGTTGgagaaaaaacatacatttcagGAAAGAGAGGCAGAACTGCAAGAGAAGTACAGCCAAGCCAAACAACGTATGCAAAAAGCTGCACTCGcccaaaaaaagaggaagactctAAGTGAGGCTAAAGAGAAGAAACTGCAGGATAAATTACAGCTTCTGGAAGCCAAGATAGAGGAACTGGAATTTGACAGTTCTGTAGCAAAGAAAAATCCCTTGTTTGCGGAGGAGCATGCTCAACTTTGCAGACGTCTAACCGAGCTGCAGAGGAGACACGAGGAGTTTCGGCAGCTGCTGAT GGAAACCACACGCTCTCAATGTCTGTACCCAACTCTATTCATTAAAGGACCTGAGGGCAGCTTCAAAAACCCACAGGAGGAGCAGCACATGTGGGAGTTATCAGAACTGCAGAAGAGACTGGAGGAACTAGAGAATAGTCAACAGCAACAGCTGCAAGAACTGACTCCTCCTCCGGattga
- the LOC124401140 gene encoding uncharacterized protein LOC124401140 has product MAAGCVFSGGNNWLEITGHERGSVLLPCSCSDLHSKPQSFTWKSYRTGHLTEVLNEEHYRGRLQMFNNISAANLSLLISDLKEEDGGDYRCSTEKGYKDFWLNVKGCELVKKTVVEEMTGIIGESVVLPCFCTDLQDDLKTVTWEFNYQEIYHEQTRYRKKRMKLVSKIPPGNLSLIISDLTEEDQGIYTCSVQDDKKKFRLYVKAERKETTTQPKVAASK; this is encoded by the exons GCTGTGTTTTCTCTGGTGGAAATAATTGGTTAGAAATCACAGGACATGAACGTGGTTCAGTGCTGTTACCCTGCTCTTGCTCTGACCTGCACTCCAAACCTCAGAGCTTCACCTGGAAGTCTTACAGGACAGGACATTTGACTGAAGTGTTAAACGAGGAACACTACCGTGGCAGACTTCAGatgtttaataacatttctGCTGCTAATCTGTCACTACTCATATCTGACTTGAAAGAAGAGGATGGTGGAGACTACAGATGCAGCACTGAGAAAGGATATAAAGATTTCTGGCTTAATGTTAAAG GCTGTGAGCTGGTGAAGAAGACAGTAGTAGAGGAAATGACTGGAATCATAGGAGAGTCTGTAGTTCTGCCCTGCTTCTGCACTGACCTACAGGACGACCTGAAGACTGTAACATGGGAGTTTAATTATCAGGAAATTTATCATGAACAGACTAGATATCGAAAAAAACGTATGAAACTGGTCAGTAAAATCCCTCCCGGAAACCTCTCTCTAATCATATCAGACCTGACTGAAGAGGACCAGGGAATCTACACATGTTCTGTACAGGATGATAAAAAGAAATTCAGACTTTATGTTAAAG cagaaagaaaagaaacaacaacacAACCAAAGGTTGCAGCCTCAAAGTAA